In one Arachis ipaensis cultivar K30076 unplaced genomic scaffold, Araip1.1 Aipa991, whole genome shotgun sequence genomic region, the following are encoded:
- the LOC107624629 gene encoding uncharacterized protein LOC107624629, whose translation MAVADNTRMKGMEADIKRLFQMIETVSEENRTERARASEAADLKLNAIQSSLAQLLNERPHDRSPSGDSRHGSNSGYDPFTRNGPHLRRVNFDLPKFNGSDALGWIFSLDQYFEFFRVPEEEQLAIAAIHMTGMVIPWYQMSQRSAPFRSWAQLKREIELEFGPSLFESPQELLFKLQQQGSVGDYYAEFVALANRTNLEPHEALRDCFVSGLRLDIRREVKAQCPPSLMRAVTLARLYEDKFATVPRTTYGPNNFSAQQASQNPSTPQRPTSRNSLPPLLPTPNQRPSTSNSKNFVKRLSPAKIQIRREKGLCFWCDEKFSASHKCANKHLMLLQLAGEDDPALDDLGELVQSESAILEQLEQDVVAHHLSYNAMHGTKGPSTIRLKAMLNGLEVQVLIDGGSSDSFIQPRIAKFLNLPVEPCLGFKVVVGDFDVLTVEGCISKIDIHVQGCKITIPEVYVLHVAGGDMVIGTTWLETLKTHIVDYDSSFLRFLHQGKFVTIRGDKTLAPAQAQFHHIRRLAQTDSIAEAFTLQVHKADNKSINSLELPENMDPALMLLLHKYATVFDQPVGLPPQRAQDHSIPLIQGAEPVKVRPYRVPHSQKEQIEVMVQQMLHEGIIQPSNSPFSSPILLVKKKDGTWRFCTDYRALNKITVKDSFPIPTVEELLDELFGATFFSKLDLRSG comes from the coding sequence ATGGCGGTGGCTGATAACACTCGAATGAAAGGGATGGAAGCAGATATTAAGCGATTGTTCCAGATGATTGAGACGGTCTCCGAGGAGAACAGAACGGAGCGAGCTCGAGCTTCCGAGGCAGCAGATCTCAAGCTAAATGCGATCCAGTCCTCTCTTGCTCAGCTTCTCAACGAGCGTCCTCACGATCGCTCCCCTTCCGGTGATTCCCGGCATGGTTCGAACTCAGGCTACGATCCTTTCACACGCAATGGTCCTCATCTTCGAAGGGTGAACTTTGATCTGCCTAAGTTTAATGGTTCCGACGCCCTTGGTTGGATTTTTTCTCTCGATCAGTATTTTGAGTTCTTTCGGGTCCCAGAGGAGGAACAACTTGCAATTGCTGCAATTCATATGACAGGTATGGTCATTCCGTGGTACCAAATGTCGCAACGCTCTGCTCCTTTTCGATCATGGGCACAGTTGAAACGCGAGATTGAACTTGAGTTTGGCCCTTCGTTGTTTGAATCCCCACAAGAATTGTTGTTTAAGTTACAACAACAAGGGTCGGTGGGAGATTATTATGCAGAATTTGTTGCCTTAGCCAATCGCACCAATCTTGAACCGCATGAGGCCTTGCGAGATTGCTTCGTGAGTGGTCTTCGGCTTGATATTCGCCGAGAGGTGAAGGCACAATGCCCTCCATCGCTAATGCGGGCCGTCACACTCGCTCGGCTCTATGAAGACAAATTTGCCACCGTCCCTCGCACTACCTACGGCCCCAACAATTTCAGTGCTCAGCAAGCTTCCCAAAACCCCAGCACTCCACAGCGGCCCACTAGCCGCAATAGCCTTCCTCCACTCTTACCCACACCTAACCAGCGACCTTCCACCAGCAATTCCAAGAACTTTGTCAAGCGACTTTCCCCTGCCAAAATTCAGATTCGTCGAGAAAAGGGCCTTTGCTTTTGGTGCGATGAAAAATTTTCGGCATCGCATAAATGTGCTAACAAACACTTGATGTTGCTACAATTGGCGGGAGAAGATGACCCTGCATTAGACGACCTTGGAGAGCTTGTGCAATCTGAGAGTGCCATTTTAGAGCAATTAGAGCAGGACGTCGTAGCACATCATCTTTCATACAATGCCATGCATGGCACTAAAGGACCTTCCACCATTCGACTCAAAGCTATGCTAAACGGGTTGGAGGTGCAAGTTCTTATCGATGGGGGTAGTTCAGACAGCTTCATTCAACCAAGGATTGCAAAGTTTTTAAACCTGCCAGTTGAACCTTGCCTTGGGTTCAAGGTTGTTGTAGGGGACTTCGATGTTCTCACAGTGGAGGGATGCATTTCCAAGATCGATATTCATGTACAAGGCTGCAAAATAACAATTCCTGAGGTGTATGTCCTTCATGTAGCAGGTGGTGATATGGTAATTGGCACTACTTGGCTCGAAACCCTCAAGACCCACATTGTTGATTATGACAGTTCTTTTCTGCGCTTTCTGCATCAAGGTAAATTTGTCACTATTCGTGGTGACAAGACCTTAGCTCCAGCACAAGCACAATTTCACCATATTAGAAGACTTGCTCAGACTGATTCTATAGCCGAAGCCTTCACTCTTCAAGTCCACAAAGCCGACAACAAGTCTATCAACTCTTTAGAGCTGCCTGAGAACATGGACCCTGCCCTGATGTTATTGCTTCATAAATATGCGACGGTGTTTGATCAACCAGTTGGCCTACCTCCGCAGCGAGCTCAAGATCACAGCATTCCTCTCATCCAAGGAGCGGAACCTGTGAAAGTTAGGCCGTATAGAGTCCCGCATAGCCAGAAAGAACAGATTGAAGTCATGGTCCAGCAGATGCTTCATGAAGGTATTATCCAACCTAGTAATAGCCCATTTTCCTCCCCTATTCTGTTAGTTAAGAAGAAAGATGGGACTTGGCGTTTTTGCACCGATTATAGAGCCTTGAACAAAATTACAGTAAAGGATAGTTTTCCGATCCCGACAGTTGAGGAACTACTCGATGAACTATTTGGTGCAACTTTTTTTTCGAAATTGGACCTTCGATCCGGTTAA